The following proteins are encoded in a genomic region of Streptococcus sp. 29892:
- the fni gene encoding type 2 isopentenyl-diphosphate Delta-isomerase, whose amino-acid sequence MFYLGEFGLDRKDQHVGLANQQYSATPAKDFTETLFVHHSLPQTKVDEVDISTSVAGLDFAFPFFVNAMTGGSKKTREINRLLGIMGHFGKIALASGSVSAAIKDPSVAETFSVMRRENPYGIIFANLGAHHSVENAKRAVDLLEANAIQIHVNAPQEIVMPEGDRDFTMWLKNIETLVREMEVPVIVKEVGFGMSRETVAQLVSVGVQTIDVSGTGGTDFAKIENARRTFNDYAYLEGWGQSTVTSLVEAMSVSEDIRPSLIASGGIKTPLDIVKSLALGADLVGMSNHFLQYVKDGKGHRFDDGLQAIKTYQWQIAEIMTMLGAKNIADLRKKDVVLAPNVQNWCEARGIDWKAYARRSQQLK is encoded by the coding sequence ATGTTTTATTTAGGAGAATTTGGTTTAGACCGCAAGGATCAACACGTTGGCTTGGCCAACCAGCAATATAGCGCCACGCCGGCCAAGGACTTTACAGAAACTCTATTTGTCCATCATTCCCTGCCACAGACCAAGGTGGATGAGGTGGATATTTCGACCAGTGTAGCTGGTTTGGACTTTGCCTTTCCTTTCTTTGTCAATGCCATGACTGGCGGAAGCAAGAAGACCCGCGAAATCAACCGCTTGTTGGGAATTATGGGGCATTTTGGAAAGATTGCCCTGGCTTCTGGATCGGTTAGTGCGGCGATTAAGGATCCGTCTGTTGCGGAAACCTTCTCCGTGATGCGTCGGGAAAATCCTTATGGGATTATCTTTGCCAACCTAGGTGCCCATCATAGTGTAGAGAATGCCAAGCGGGCGGTGGATTTGTTGGAGGCCAATGCCATTCAGATCCATGTCAATGCACCCCAGGAGATTGTCATGCCTGAGGGAGATCGTGATTTTACGATGTGGTTGAAGAATATTGAAACTCTGGTGCGGGAGATGGAAGTACCTGTCATCGTCAAGGAAGTTGGTTTTGGCATGAGCCGTGAAACAGTAGCCCAGCTGGTTTCTGTCGGTGTGCAAACTATTGATGTGTCTGGTACTGGGGGAACTGATTTCGCCAAGATTGAAAATGCTCGTCGGACCTTCAATGACTATGCCTATTTAGAGGGGTGGGGTCAGTCAACCGTGACTTCCTTGGTGGAAGCCATGTCTGTTTCTGAGGATATCCGTCCAAGTTTGATTGCTTCTGGAGGCATTAAAACACCGCTAGATATTGTTAAATCCTTAGCTCTTGGTGCAGACCTTGTCGGTATGTCCAACCATTTCCTCCAGTATGTCAAGGATGGTAAGGGGCATCGTTTTGATGACGGCTTGCAGGCTATTAAGACCTATCAATGGCAGATAGCTGAAATCATGACCATGTTGGGTGCTAAGAATATTGCAGACCTTCGCAAGAAAGATGTGGTCTTGGCTCCAAATGTCCAGAACTGGTGCGAGGCGCGTGGGATTGACTGGAAAGCCTATGCCCGTCGGTCGCAACAGCTGAAGTAA
- a CDS encoding PFL family protein, which produces MDIRQVRETIEMIEEQHFDIRTITMGISLLDCIDADIEKAAEKVYTKIVTKAKNLVAVGDEIAAELGIPIVNKRVSVTPIALIGAATDATDYLPLAHALDKAAHEIGIDFIGGFSALVQKGYQKGDEILINSIPQALAQTSKVCSSVNIGSTKTGINMTAVRDMGRIIKETAEASDMGAAKLVVFANAVEDNPFMAGAFHGVGEADVVINVGVSGPGVVKRALEKVRGESFDVVAETVKKTAFKITRIGQLVGNMASERLGVKFGIVDLSLAPTPAVGDSVARVLEEMGLETVGTHGTTAALALLNDAVKKGGVMACNQVGGLSGAFIPVSEDEGMIAAVQNGSLNLEKLEAMTAICSVGLDMIAIPETTPAETIAAMIADEAAIGVINQKTTAVRIIPLGKEGDMIEFGGLLGTAPVMKVNQASSVDFINRGGQIPAPIHSFKN; this is translated from the coding sequence ATGGATATTAGACAGGTTAGAGAAACCATTGAGATGATTGAGGAGCAGCACTTCGATATTCGGACCATTACCATGGGAATTTCCCTCTTGGACTGTATTGATGCGGATATTGAGAAAGCTGCGGAGAAGGTGTACACTAAAATCGTAACCAAGGCCAAAAACTTGGTAGCAGTCGGCGATGAGATTGCGGCAGAATTGGGCATTCCCATTGTCAACAAACGGGTGTCAGTAACACCTATTGCTTTGATTGGTGCAGCGACGGATGCAACGGATTATCTTCCCTTGGCTCATGCCTTGGACAAGGCGGCTCATGAGATCGGCATCGATTTTATCGGAGGCTTTTCAGCTCTGGTTCAAAAGGGCTACCAAAAAGGAGATGAAATCCTCATCAACTCTATACCGCAGGCATTGGCCCAAACCTCTAAGGTCTGCTCGTCAGTCAACATCGGCTCGACCAAGACGGGTATCAATATGACAGCTGTTCGGGACATGGGGCGGATCATCAAGGAGACGGCGGAGGCTTCTGATATGGGGGCGGCCAAGCTGGTGGTCTTTGCCAATGCGGTCGAGGATAATCCCTTCATGGCGGGTGCCTTCCATGGTGTCGGTGAGGCGGATGTGGTCATCAATGTCGGCGTGTCTGGGCCTGGTGTGGTCAAGCGTGCCCTTGAAAAAGTGCGTGGTGAGAGCTTTGATGTGGTGGCGGAGACCGTCAAGAAGACGGCCTTCAAGATTACCCGTATCGGTCAGTTGGTCGGAAATATGGCCAGTGAACGCCTGGGTGTCAAGTTCGGTATCGTGGACCTGTCCCTTGCTCCGACTCCGGCCGTTGGCGATTCAGTAGCACGAGTTTTGGAGGAAATGGGCTTAGAAACCGTTGGTACGCACGGAACGACTGCTGCCCTTGCTCTGCTCAATGATGCAGTGAAAAAGGGTGGGGTAATGGCCTGCAACCAAGTTGGCGGCTTGTCAGGTGCCTTCATCCCTGTTTCTGAGGACGAGGGCATGATTGCTGCGGTGCAAAATGGCTCGCTTAACCTTGAAAAATTGGAAGCTATGACAGCCATCTGTTCTGTTGGTTTGGACATGATTGCTATTCCAGAAACAACGCCAGCTGAAACCATTGCGGCTATGATTGCGGATGAAGCGGCTATTGGGGTCATCAACCAGAAAACGACTGCGGTCCGTATCATTCCACTTGGAAAAGAAGGAGACATGATCGAATTTGGTGGACTACTTGGAACAGCTCCTGTCATGAAGGTCAATCAGGCTTCGTCTGTGGATTTTATCAACCGTGGCGGACAGATTCCAGCACCGATTCATAGTTTTAAGAACTAA
- a CDS encoding ACT domain-containing protein: MKAIVTVVGKDKSGIVAGVATKIAELGLNIDDISQTVLDEYFTMMAVVSSDEKKDFTQLRSELDAFGQSLNVKINIQSAAIFDAMHNL; encoded by the coding sequence ATGAAGGCTATTGTTACAGTTGTCGGTAAGGACAAGTCAGGAATTGTTGCGGGTGTTGCGACTAAGATTGCGGAGTTGGGTTTGAATATTGATGATATTTCCCAGACAGTTTTGGATGAATATTTTACCATGATGGCAGTGGTATCATCAGATGAGAAGAAAGATTTCACTCAGTTGCGTTCGGAGTTGGATGCCTTTGGTCAGTCCTTGAACGTAAAAATCAACATCCAGAGTGCGGCCATTTTTGATGCCATGCACAACTTGTAA
- a CDS encoding PadR family transcriptional regulator: MNDKLKRVYVPMTETAFYILFHLQEERHGYDITQKTKEVTAGQVVISPGTMYGTLSKMEKDGLIAFVREEDKRKFYQITATGREILDIELARIERLYRNSKGESHGD; encoded by the coding sequence ATGAACGATAAGTTAAAACGCGTCTATGTTCCTATGACAGAGACAGCCTTCTATATTCTCTTTCATTTACAGGAAGAACGGCATGGTTACGATATTACCCAGAAGACCAAGGAAGTCACGGCAGGTCAGGTCGTGATTAGCCCTGGAACCATGTACGGTACCCTATCAAAGATGGAGAAGGACGGCTTGATTGCCTTTGTTAGAGAAGAAGACAAGCGAAAGTTTTACCAAATAACAGCAACAGGTCGAGAAATTCTAGATATAGAATTGGCTCGAATTGAACGACTTTATCGAAATAGTAAGGGGGAGAGTCATGGAGACTAA
- a CDS encoding DUF2812 domain-containing protein — protein sequence METKTECKVFFITDFSQQASYLSEMHQQGWKLVKISWLFFYHFEKCQPEEVVYQVDFKESKNKDRDSYLRMYEDYGWELVVSCQNFNIFRKPAKMGELELYGDRESKVEFVKTIFQRRYLLSLGLYFILLGTNMRSHPAFVLGISIIYIPLLLLLGTRFYRMVKSN from the coding sequence ATGGAGACTAAGACAGAGTGTAAGGTATTTTTTATCACAGATTTCAGTCAGCAGGCAAGCTATCTCAGTGAGATGCATCAACAAGGGTGGAAACTAGTTAAGATTAGCTGGCTCTTCTTTTATCATTTTGAAAAATGCCAGCCAGAAGAGGTTGTGTATCAGGTTGATTTTAAGGAATCAAAAAATAAAGACCGAGACTCCTATTTGCGTATGTACGAGGATTATGGATGGGAGCTTGTCGTATCCTGCCAAAATTTCAATATTTTTAGAAAACCTGCGAAGATGGGAGAGCTTGAATTGTATGGTGATAGGGAAAGTAAGGTAGAGTTTGTGAAAACAATCTTCCAAAGACGCTATTTGCTATCTTTGGGACTGTATTTCATTCTATTGGGGACGAACATGCGTTCACATCCAGCTTTTGTCTTAGGTATTTCTATCATTTATATTCCACTTTTATTATTACTAGGTACCCGTTTTTATCGTATGGTAAAGAGTAACTAG
- a CDS encoding histidine phosphatase family protein, translating into MADVRLYISRHGKTMFNTIGRVQGWCDTPLTKAGEEGIRELGLGLKDAGIDFKLAVSSDLGRTVQTMTIAQRELGILGKIPYYQDKRIREWCFGSFEGMYDAELFQGVLPRLKGTVDATGMSFAEIAAGIQEADTAGWAESWDVLSNRILTGFEAIAQDLEKQGGGNALVVSHGMTIATLAHLLEPERGANVFLDNGSITVLKYENGKLLIEAVGDLSYRKRGAELIAQGE; encoded by the coding sequence ATGGCAGACGTAAGATTATATATTTCTCGTCACGGGAAAACCATGTTCAATACCATTGGGCGCGTGCAGGGCTGGTGTGACACACCGCTGACCAAGGCAGGTGAGGAAGGGATTCGTGAACTGGGCTTGGGGCTAAAGGATGCGGGTATTGATTTTAAACTTGCTGTATCTAGTGATCTGGGGCGAACCGTTCAGACCATGACCATTGCCCAGCGTGAGTTGGGAATTTTAGGAAAAATCCCTTACTACCAAGACAAGCGTATCCGTGAATGGTGCTTTGGTAGTTTTGAAGGCATGTACGATGCTGAGCTTTTCCAAGGTGTCCTGCCTCGTTTGAAAGGGACTGTTGATGCGACTGGCATGTCCTTTGCGGAAATCGCAGCAGGTATCCAAGAAGCAGACACCGCTGGATGGGCGGAATCTTGGGACGTCTTGAGCAATCGTATCTTGACAGGCTTTGAGGCTATCGCCCAAGACTTGGAAAAGCAGGGCGGCGGCAATGCCCTTGTGGTCAGTCATGGTATGACCATTGCAACCCTGGCCCATCTGTTGGAGCCAGAGCGTGGAGCCAATGTCTTCCTGGATAACGGCTCAATTACCGTCCTCAAATATGAAAATGGCAAGCTCTTAATTGAAGCTGTTGGTGACCTATCCTACCGCAAACGTGGGGCGGAATTAATTGCCCAAGGGGAATAA
- a CDS encoding phosphomevalonate kinase: protein MKVQVKIPGKLFLAGEYAVVEAGYPAVITAVDQYLTVTIETSDQGSLHSSQKADLYLTWERKEGVAHVQDDHPYTLIETAMQVTEAYLTAKGYACHGTYSLAVQSDLDDQTSGAKYGLGSSGAVTVATVKALLTYYGHQADSLLTYKLAALTQTKLGMTGSFGDLAASSFGGLIAYHSLDRSWLLGKMAELSLLDLVESDWQGLSISPIQLPQGLDLLVGWTGSAASTDRLVSQMEDQKSQAEKEQIHSQFLADSKTCVERLIVACQTNDSVSARQAITQNRKLLQDFARGMGLVIETPQLSQLCDLAQTYGAVAKSSGAGGGDCGICLVDSKEQKAAIEKAWQEAGIFPLTLNIASRE, encoded by the coding sequence ATGAAAGTACAAGTAAAGATACCAGGAAAACTCTTTCTGGCAGGGGAATATGCAGTTGTTGAGGCAGGCTATCCTGCAGTAATTACTGCGGTTGACCAATACCTGACCGTCACCATTGAAACAAGTGACCAAGGCAGTCTTCATTCCAGTCAGAAGGCAGACCTCTATCTGACCTGGGAGCGTAAGGAAGGTGTCGCTCATGTCCAAGATGACCATCCCTATACTCTGATTGAGACAGCCATGCAGGTGACAGAAGCCTATCTGACTGCCAAGGGCTATGCTTGTCATGGAACTTACAGTCTAGCGGTCCAGTCTGACCTAGATGACCAGACTTCAGGTGCCAAGTATGGTCTGGGGTCGTCAGGGGCAGTAACGGTTGCGACGGTCAAGGCCCTGTTGACCTACTACGGTCATCAAGCGGATTCCCTTTTGACCTACAAGTTAGCAGCTCTGACCCAGACCAAGCTAGGCATGACAGGTTCCTTCGGAGATTTGGCAGCCTCCAGTTTCGGTGGCTTGATCGCCTATCATTCTCTGGACCGTTCTTGGCTTTTAGGGAAAATGGCAGAGCTGTCCCTGCTGGATCTGGTGGAAAGTGATTGGCAAGGTTTGTCTATCAGCCCTATCCAGTTACCCCAAGGTTTAGATCTCCTGGTGGGATGGACAGGATCGGCGGCTTCGACGGACAGGCTAGTTTCCCAGATGGAAGACCAAAAAAGTCAGGCTGAAAAAGAGCAAATTCACAGCCAGTTTCTAGCCGACTCCAAGACCTGTGTAGAACGGTTGATAGTGGCTTGTCAGACAAATGATTCAGTATCAGCTAGACAGGCTATTACTCAAAACCGCAAGCTCTTACAGGACTTTGCGAGAGGAATGGGCTTGGTCATTGAAACCCCTCAACTGAGCCAACTCTGTGATCTGGCTCAGACTTATGGAGCGGTGGCCAAATCATCTGGTGCAGGCGGAGGCGACTGCGGCATTTGCCTGGTTGACAGTAAGGAACAAAAAGCAGCGATTGAGAAGGCTTGGCAAGAAGCCGGCATTTTTCCACTCACCCTAAACATCGCAAGTAGAGAATAA